In the genome of Gemmatimonadota bacterium, the window CAAACAGCACTCGCCGGGGATCGGTTCCCGCCCGCGCCAGGAGCGCCAGGGCGAACCGGCGGCTCAAGCCGGAACTGGTGAAGGCGTGGGCCAGGCAGAACATGGCGACGACGAAGAAGAAGACCGGACTGATGAAGGTCGTCAGCGCGACCGAAAGCGGCGCGACGCTGAAGATCGGCTGGAGGGCCAGGGCCAACAGCGACGTAGCGGCGAGCGGCATCGCCTCGGTGGCCCAGAGTACCAGGCAAATCACGAACAGCGCGCCGAGCCGATGCGCCTCGGGCGGCAGGGCGTCGGGACGAGGCAACAGCATGACGACCGCGCCGGCCGCGATCGCCGCGAGGGCCGATCCCAGGCCCGCGAACCGCCGGGTCTCGTCGGTCAAAGGCCGTTGTACTCCTCGGCCAGTACCGTCGAGGCCGCCCGGGACCGGGTCAAGGTGTGAAGCCGGGCCAGTTGAAGCCGGGCGTCGAAGCCGGCGTGATCCTCAGGGAACCGATGGAGGAGCGTTGTCATCTGAAAGGAGAAGTCCTCGGCCCGCCGGTCCGCGCCGTGGAGATAGCGCTCGAGGAGCACGGTATCGCGGCGGAGCACCAGAAAGCCGGTGACCTGATTCCTGGCGAAGTACCCTTCGAGATCCGGCATCGCGTAGGCCGGGCCGGTTGCCAACGGGGCCGCCGGCCCGGAGCGCCGGACCCGGTCGATCCGGAAGCCAAGCTGGTCGATGTGGTGGAAGTAGTAGGCGTTATGCGGCGGCGACATGTAGCTATAGGCGTCGACCAGCAAACCGGTAGGCCGCATCTTGGCGAGATCGATCTTGCCGTTCGGTTGGGCCGGAGCCGCGCTCGCTAGCAGCAGCGCGAGAAACGCCAAACGGATCGGGCGGTTCATCGGTACCTCGCCATCCGTTTGAGGGCCTGCTTGTCGACCTTGCCGATCGGCAGCATCGGGAACTCGGAGGTGACGGTGAACCGTTTGGGGACCTTGTAGTTCGCCAGCAACGACCGGCAATGAGTGGCCAGGGACTCGGCACTCGGCGCTTGGCGCTCGGCATGGGGGAGGATGAAGGCGTGGCCGACTTCCTGGTACAGGGGGTCGGGGACGCCGATGACGGCGGCCATGGCCACATCCGGGTGGGACTCGAGGACCTGCTCGATTTCCCTTGGATAGACGTTGTAACCGCCCGACTTGAACATCTCCTTGAGGCGCCCGATCAGGCGGTAGGCGCCGTCGGGGCGCTCCTCGGCCAGATCGCCGGTCCGGATCCAACCGTCGGGCGTGAACAACTCGGCGGTGGCCTCGGGGCGGTTCCAGTAGCCTAACGTGACGAAATCGCCGTGGACCTGAACTTCACCGGGTTCGCCGGTTGCCACCGGCGTGCCGTCGGGCCCCGCGATCCGGATGTCGTAGTCCGGCACCGGCCAGCCGACCGAGTTGGCCAGGACGTCGGTCGAATCGGCGTCGAACGTGAAGGTCACCGAGCCGACGGTTTCCGTCATGCCGTAGGCGTTGGCCAGTTCGCCGCATTTGGCCCGTAGGCGTTCGATCAACTCAACGGGAGCCGCGGCCCCTTCCCAGATGATCAGCTGAACCGATGAGAAATCGGTGGCGTCGAACGCCGGATGGGACACGACCAGCTGGAGGGCGGTCGGCACGTGGCCGAACAGGGTCAGCCGCTCGCGCGCGACCGCGTCGAGCATGGCGCCCGGATCGAACTGTTCCTGGAATACCAGCGTGCCGCCGGGTACCAGGGTGTCGCAGGTGATGTCTCCGATGCATCCGATGTGGTTGATCGGCAGATTATTCAGCGCGCGGCCCGGGTCGATCGGCCAAATGGCATACTGGACCCGGGCCACCTTGATCAGCCCGGCCTGGTGGATCATCGCGCCCTTCGGCTGGCCGGTCGTGCCGCTGGTGTACACAATGACAGCAGGCGCCCGGGGATCGACCGCCGCCCGCGCGGCCGCGAGTTCCGCGTCGGGGATCCGCCGGCCGGCGGCAATGAACGCCGCATAGCTGTCGCGGGCGTCGAGCAACACCGCCCGCTCGATGGACGGGGCGTGGGCGGTCAACGCGGCGAGTTCCTCGTGGTAGCTCCGGTCGCCGATCAAGGTTCGGGCAAACAGCAGGCGGGGCGTTGCATCGTTGGCCGCGTACTCGAGTTCCCGAATCTGGTACCGAGGGTTCAATCCGAGCCAGATGGCGCCGATCGACACCGTCGCCAGGAACGTGACGTAGTAGTCGGGGTGCGGTGGCGAGAGGGTCGCCACCCGGTCGCCGGGGCGAATGCCGTGGGCCAAGAGCGCCTTGGCGCAGGCGTCGACCCGGTCGGCCAAGTCACCATAGGTCCACCGGCTCTCGCCGAACACGACGGCTTCGTCGTCCGGGCGGGCCGCGGCCCAATGGCGGGGGTAGTCGCTGATCAAGCGGAGCAGGGGCGGCCGTTCCGACTCCGGTCGAGGCCGGTGCGGGCGGCGAAAGACCGGGGCCATCGTCAGGCGCCGTGTTTGGTTTCGATCCGGCGGTGGCCCTCGCCGGTGATCCACATCCCGAGCCATTCGGCCACCAGCGCGGGGCGGGTCTTGCCCTCGATTTCGATCGACACCCCATACTTGCAGCGCACCTCGCCGGGCCGGGCCTCGGTCCATTCAAGCAGGGTGAAGTGGGCCCGGATTCGGCTGTTGACCGGCACCGGTTCGACCAGCCGGAGCCGGTCGAAGCCGTAATTGAGCGCGTAACCGCCTTCGTCCGCGCCGAGGTGGTCGAGCCAGCCGAGCGCTTGATGGCTGAAGTAGGTCAGCATCGAGGTAGTCAGGAATCCGAAGGCAATCGTGGTCTTGAACGGGCTTTTAGCCGCGCACCAAGCCGGGTCCACGTGCATCGGGTCCGGGTCTTCGGTTGCCTTGGCGAACAGGTCGATCCGGGCTTGGTCGATCAGGAACCACGGTGACGTGCCGATCGGCTGGCCGATCTTGTCTTTGAACGAGGCGAGGGCAGGTTGCATCAACGGAATATAACGCCCGTTGTTTACGGGAGCAGCCACGCTTTGACGTACGAGGCAAACGAGGGCCGGACGAGGATCAGGTAGCTCGGTCCCTCGTCGATTTGGGCAATCAATGCCTGGGCCTTGGCGATCAGCGTACCGGCAGAGCATCCGGTGCGGAAGACTCGAGGGTGGAAATCGAGCGCACAGCAGCCCGCCAACACATCGCGAGCATCCGGCCCCGCCAGCATGAATCCGATCCGATTGGCCGATACGTCGACGACGGCGCCCTGGCCGGAGGGCATGGCACCCCGAATCACCGCTTCGAGCGTAGCCTTCGCCTCGCCAATGGCCAGGAACTCGGTCGGGCTGATCCAGAGCACGTTGCAGCCATCGGCAGCCACGAACCGGTTGGCGGCCGGCAGCGCCTCGAGCCCAAGGGCCCGGGCCACGATTGGAGCCGATTGCTCGCTCACATGGAACGCGATCTGGGTCAGCCGGGGCAGGGGCGTGAGCCGGCTGGCGGTGGGGTTAGCCATCACGGCGGGCTCCTTCGCGGTCGTAGAACACCGGATCAACGAGGGTGACCGCCATCGAGTCCGAGCCGGTACAGGCGTGCAGGGTTTGGCCCAACCGTTCGGCTCCGCCCTTGACCATGGCCAAGCCGAAGCTCCGGCCTAACGTTTCGCTCCAGAAACTCGAGGTCACATGGCCGATCATGGTCATCGGCGGGGCTTCCGCGGGGTCTTCGACCAATTGGGCCCCTTCGAGCACCACCGCGGCCGGATCGGCGGGGAGGAACCCGACCAGCCGGGGCCGGCCGGGGGCCATCATGGCCTTCCGGCGAAGGGAGCGTTTGCCGATGAAGTCTCGCTCTTTGGTCATCATCCAGCTGAGGCCGGCGTCGACGGGCGTGGTACTGGCGTCGGTATCCTGGCCCACGATGAGAAACCCCTTCTCGGCCCGGAGCACGCTCAGCGCTTCGAGGCCATAGGGCGTGATGCCATGGGGCATGCCGGCGGCCATCAGGGTGTTCCAGAGCGCTTCGCCCCGGTACCCGGGAACGCTCACTTCAAAGGCCAACTCGCCCGAGAAACTCACCCGGGCCACCTGGGCCGCCAGGCCGGCCACGGTGCCGGACCGGACGGTCATGAAGGGAAACGCCGCCGCCGACAGGTCGAGATCGGTGCCGGCCGCCGCGAGGACGGTCCGGGCCAACGGTCCGACCACTGCGATAGTGGCCCATTGCTCGGTAATGGAGGTGAGCCAGACCCGGAGGTCGGGCCACTCGGTCTGGAGCCACTCCTCCATCCATTCCATGACCGGGCCGGCATGACTGGTCGAGGTCGTGACGAAAAAGCGGTCCTCGGCGAGGTGCATGATGACGCCGTCGTCGAACAGGATGCCGTCGAGCCGGCACATGGCGCTGTACCGGGCCCGGCCGGGCTTCAGATTGGCGATCTTGTTGAAGTACAGACGTTCCAGGAACTCGGCCGCGTCGGGACCCTGGACGTCGATCTTGCCTAACGTCGAGGCGTCCATCATCGCCACGGCCTGGCGCGCCGCGCGGCATTCGCGTTGGACCGCGTCGGCCATGGATTCCCCGGCCCGCGGGTAGTACCGGGGCCGTTTCCACTGCCCGACATTCTCAAAGACGGCGCCGGCGGCCACATGGGCCGGGTGAATCGGCGTGGTCCGGACCGGCTCGAACATCGCCCCGCGGGCCCGGCCCGCGAGCACCGAGTAGGCGATCGGCTCGACTGGGGGCCGGGCGCTCGAGGTGCCCATCGGGCCGTCTTGGTACCGGGCGGCGAGCATCCCCGCGTTCACCTTCGAGGTCCGGCCCTGTTCCACCCCGGTGCCGATCAGGGTATAGCGCTTGAGATGCTCCGCCGAGCGGATGCCGGCGCCCAACGCGCGGTGCACGCCCGCAATCGTCACGTCGCGATGGAGATCGACGAACGACCGGCTCTCGTCCTCGTCGGGGGCGGGAATCTGCCAGATCGGAATGGACGGCTGGATTTGAACCGGGGCCGTGTCGGGGACCCTGGTGTCCGCGGCGGGAAAACCGGCGGCCGCGGCTGCGGCGCGTCCCGCCTCGATCCCGGTTCGAAGCGAGCCCGCCAAGTCGAAAGCCCCGGTCAGTGCCCCGGCAACCTGATATCCCGGCGCGGGCTCGGTGGCCACGAACGTGGCCGGTGATTCGTTCCAGACCGTGGGGCCGCGCCGCTGATGATGGAGGTCGAGGACCGGGTCGAACCCACCCGACACGGCGAGCATGTCGCACTCGATTCGCTGGGCCTCACCGCCGGCTAGCGGCGCGACCTGCACCGCGATCAAGACACCGTCGCCGTCGCCGTCGGTGCCGGTGACGACTGAGCCGGTGATCATCCGGATCCCGGCGGCCCGGGCCCGTTCCGCGAAGGTACCCCCCGGCGCCGGGCGAGGGTCGACGATAGCGGCCACCGTTTGGCCCGCCGCCACCAGGTCGAGCGCCGTCCGATAGGCGTCGTCGTTGGCGGTGAACACCACGGTCCGTTCCGGCGCCAGCGCAAATTGGTGGAGATACCGGCGCACCGCGGCGGCCAGCATGATCCCCGGCCGATCGTTGTCCTGGAATACGATCGGGCGTTCGAGCGAGCCGGTGGCGAGGATGATCTGCCGGGCCCGGATCTGCCAAAGCCTCGGGTTGGCGCGGCGCTCGACGAGCATCATGCCGTTCTGGTCGAGCGCCACCACGGCCGTGGTCCGTCTGAGGATCCGGACTTCCGGGGCCGCCTCGAGCGCCGCTTCCTGGGCCGCGATCCAAGCCGATGCCTCCTGCCCGTCGATCAGGTCCCGATCGCCGGGGAGGGCGCCACCAAGCGATGGTCGCTGGTCGGCCAGGATGACCCGGGCGCCGGCGGCGGCCGCGGTGCGCGCGGCGAGGAGGCCGGTCGGGCCGCCGCCGATCACGAGGACGTCGCAATGCCCGGTGCGCCGGTCGGGCCGGCCCGGGTCGACGCCCTCGTGGAGCACGCCTTTGGTGGACAATCCCCGGGCCACCAGGCCCTCGAACACTTCAACTGTCGTGGCCCGGGTCAACGGTTCGGATGCCCCGCCTTCGCCGAGCTGCACGAAGGCATGGGCCTCTTCGGTGCCCGCGCTCATGACCCCGCGGGGGCGCTTCAGAGAGACGCTCGATCCGATCACGGCAATGCCGTTGGCCAGGAGCGCCGAGGCCAGCGTGTCGCCGGGGTGCGCCCCGAGCGGCTGTCCATTCCAAGAGAAGGACAGCTCCCGGGTTCGGTCGATCGTCCCGCCGGTTGGAAGCCGCTTCATCGGGCGTCCCCCGGCTTCTCGGTCGTGAGGTACGAGCCGCGGATCTCGCTCGTCATCGTGTCCCGGACCACATGAAACCACCGGCGGCATCCGGCCACGTGGGTCCAGCGTTCGGCGAACGCTCCCGCGGGGTTATTGCGATAGAACAGAAACTTGGCCCAGGCGGCGTCATCGACGTCCGAGCCAGGATACTCGAGGTGGGCTTCGCCACCGTAGTGGAATTCGTTTTCCTCACGGGGCCCGCACCACGGGCAATGGATTTGCAGCATCGCGGGATTCCTAGTGCGCCACGGCGGCCGCGCCGTGTTCGTCGATCAGGTCGCCGGTTTCGAATCGAGCCAAGGAAAACGGCACGACCAAGGGATGCGGCGCGCCGTTGGCGATGGTGTCCGCAAAGACCCAACCCGAGCCGGGAGTAGCCTTGAATCCGCCGGTACCCCAGCCGCAGTTCAGGAACAGATCTCGAATCGGGGTGAGGCCGACGATCGGTGAAGCATCCGGGGCAACGTCGACGATCCCGGCCCACGTCCGGAGCATATGGATCCGGCTGAAGATCGGAAACAATTCGAGGGCGGCTGCCATCTGGTCTTCGATGATATGAAACGAACCCCGTTGGGCATACGAGGTG includes:
- a CDS encoding long-chain fatty acid--CoA ligase, whose translation is MDRGPARRGALQVWGVDRNRGQDPPRAGGRMARDVDHRRGPPPDRNQTRRLTMAPVFRRPHRPRPESERPPLLRLISDYPRHWAAARPDDEAVVFGESRWTYGDLADRVDACAKALLAHGIRPGDRVATLSPPHPDYYVTFLATVSIGAIWLGLNPRYQIRELEYAANDATPRLLFARTLIGDRSYHEELAALTAHAPSIERAVLLDARDSYAAFIAAGRRIPDAELAAARAAVDPRAPAVIVYTSGTTGQPKGAMIHQAGLIKVARVQYAIWPIDPGRALNNLPINHIGCIGDITCDTLVPGGTLVFQEQFDPGAMLDAVARERLTLFGHVPTALQLVVSHPAFDATDFSSVQLIIWEGAAAPVELIERLRAKCGELANAYGMTETVGSVTFTFDADSTDVLANSVGWPVPDYDIRIAGPDGTPVATGEPGEVQVHGDFVTLGYWNRPEATAELFTPDGWIRTGDLAEERPDGAYRLIGRLKEMFKSGGYNVYPREIEQVLESHPDVAMAAVIGVPDPLYQEVGHAFILPHAERQAPSAESLATHCRSLLANYKVPKRFTVTSEFPMLPIGKVDKQALKRMARYR
- a CDS encoding MaoC family dehydratase, whose protein sequence is MQPALASFKDKIGQPIGTSPWFLIDQARIDLFAKATEDPDPMHVDPAWCAAKSPFKTTIAFGFLTTSMLTYFSHQALGWLDHLGADEGGYALNYGFDRLRLVEPVPVNSRIRAHFTLLEWTEARPGEVRCKYGVSIEIEGKTRPALVAEWLGMWITGEGHRRIETKHGA
- a CDS encoding sarcosine oxidase subunit gamma, with translation MANPTASRLTPLPRLTQIAFHVSEQSAPIVARALGLEALPAANRFVAADGCNVLWISPTEFLAIGEAKATLEAVIRGAMPSGQGAVVDVSANRIGFMLAGPDARDVLAGCCALDFHPRVFRTGCSAGTLIAKAQALIAQIDEGPSYLILVRPSFASYVKAWLLP
- a CDS encoding FAD-dependent oxidoreductase, whose amino-acid sequence is MKRLPTGGTIDRTRELSFSWNGQPLGAHPGDTLASALLANGIAVIGSSVSLKRPRGVMSAGTEEAHAFVQLGEGGASEPLTRATTVEVFEGLVARGLSTKGVLHEGVDPGRPDRRTGHCDVLVIGGGPTGLLAARTAAAAGARVILADQRPSLGGALPGDRDLIDGQEASAWIAAQEAALEAAPEVRILRRTTAVVALDQNGMMLVERRANPRLWQIRARQIILATGSLERPIVFQDNDRPGIMLAAAVRRYLHQFALAPERTVVFTANDDAYRTALDLVAAGQTVAAIVDPRPAPGGTFAERARAAGIRMITGSVVTGTDGDGDGVLIAVQVAPLAGGEAQRIECDMLAVSGGFDPVLDLHHQRRGPTVWNESPATFVATEPAPGYQVAGALTGAFDLAGSLRTGIEAGRAAAAAAGFPAADTRVPDTAPVQIQPSIPIWQIPAPDEDESRSFVDLHRDVTIAGVHRALGAGIRSAEHLKRYTLIGTGVEQGRTSKVNAGMLAARYQDGPMGTSSARPPVEPIAYSVLAGRARGAMFEPVRTTPIHPAHVAAGAVFENVGQWKRPRYYPRAGESMADAVQRECRAARQAVAMMDASTLGKIDVQGPDAAEFLERLYFNKIANLKPGRARYSAMCRLDGILFDDGVIMHLAEDRFFVTTSTSHAGPVMEWMEEWLQTEWPDLRVWLTSITEQWATIAVVGPLARTVLAAAGTDLDLSAAAFPFMTVRSGTVAGLAAQVARVSFSGELAFEVSVPGYRGEALWNTLMAAGMPHGITPYGLEALSVLRAEKGFLIVGQDTDASTTPVDAGLSWMMTKERDFIGKRSLRRKAMMAPGRPRLVGFLPADPAAVVLEGAQLVEDPAEAPPMTMIGHVTSSFWSETLGRSFGLAMVKGGAERLGQTLHACTGSDSMAVTLVDPVFYDREGARRDG
- a CDS encoding sarcosine oxidase subunit delta, with translation MLQIHCPWCGPREENEFHYGGEAHLEYPGSDVDDAAWAKFLFYRNNPAGAFAERWTHVAGCRRWFHVVRDTMTSEIRGSYLTTEKPGDAR